One part of the Sardina pilchardus chromosome 5, fSarPil1.1, whole genome shotgun sequence genome encodes these proteins:
- the arhgef9a gene encoding rho guanine nucleotide exchange factor 9 isoform X5, whose amino-acid sequence MADRELAFKAGDVIKVLDASNKDWWWGQIDNDEGWFPASFVRVETHSPQSQTKQLFYINPIAAPRLSNTSPKLWVNQDESGAVEALEGTSEVHNGHVESSPNPTSDCLCLGQPVQNRDQMRANVINEIMSTERHYIKHLKDICEGYLRHCKKRRDMFNEDQLKMIFGNVEDIYRFQLGFVRDLEKQFNTDDPHLSEIGPCFLEHQDGFWIYSEYCNNHVDACMELARLMRDARFQHFFEACRMEQHMMDIAIDGFLLCPVQKICKYPLQLSELLKYTVQDHSDYRYVAAALAVMRNVTQQINERKRRLENIDKIAQWQASVLDWEGEDILDRSSELVYTGELSWIYQPYGRSQTRVFFLFDHQLVLCKKDLIRRDVLYYKGRIDIDHYGVVDALDGRDDDFNVSVKSAFKLRHKECEDIHLFIAKKLEEKIRWLRAFHEERKMVQEDEKIGFEISEYQKRQAAMTVRRVTKQKGAGRSGGAGPPAYPPPIDPMNLSPYMLPDGLCQADGYEYGEPKRSTSPFWQNLSRLAPFKK is encoded by the exons ATGGCTGACCGGGAGTTGGCCTTCAAGGCGGGCGACGTCATCAAAGTGCTGGACGCGTCCAATAAGGACTGGTGGTGGGGTCAGATAGACAACGACGAGGGCTGGTTCCCGGCCAGCTTTGTCAGG GTGGAGACCCATTCTCCTCAGTCCCAAACCAAACAGCTTTTTTATATCAACCCGATCGCAGCTCCACGCCTCTCAAACACATCTCCCAAG ctgtgggTGAACCAGGACGAGAGCGGCGCAGTGGAGGCGCTGGAGGGCACCAGCGAGGTCCACAATGGGCACGTGGAGTCCAGCCCCAACCCCACCAGCGACTGCCTGTGCCTGGGCCAGCCCGTGCAGAACCGCGACCAGATGAGGGCCAACGTCATCAACGAGATCATGAGCACCGAGCGCCACTACATCAAACACCTCAAGGACATCTGCGAG GGTTACTTGAGACACTGCAAGAAGCGGAGGGACATGTTTAACGAGGACCAGCTCAAAATGATCTTTGGCAACGTGGAGGACATCTACAGATTCCAGCTGGGTTTCGTCCGAGACCTGGAGAAGCAGTTCAACACAGACGATCCCCATCTCAGTGAAATTGGACCATGCTTCCTAGAACAC CAAGACGGGTTCTGGATCTACTCGGAGTACTGCAACAACCACGTGGACGCCTGCATGGAGCTGGCGCGGCTGATGCGGGACGCTCGCTTCCAGCACTTCTTCGAGGCCTGCCGCATGGAGCAGCACATGATGGACATCGCCATCGACGGCTTCCTGCTCTGCCCCGTGCAGAAGATCTGCAAGTACCCGCTGCAGCTGTCCGAGCTGCTCAAGTACACCGTCCAGGACCACAG TGATTACCGGTATGTAGCGGCAGCACTCGCTGTGATGAGGAACGTCACTCAGCAGATTAACGAGCGGAAGCGTCGCCTGGAGAACATCGACAAGATCGCTCAGTGGCAGGCCTCGGTGCTGGACTGGGAG ggcgaGGATATTTTGGATCGCAGCTCGGAGCTGGTCTACACTGGGGAGTTGTCCTGGATCTACCAGCCGTACGGGAGGAGCCAGACCCGGGTCTTCTTCCTGTTCGACCATCAGCTGGTGCTGTGCAAGAAG gatctCATTCGCAGGGACGTCTTGTACTACAAGGGGCGCATAGACATTGACCACTACGGGGTGGTGGACGCCCTTGACGGCCGGGACGATGACTTTAACGTGAGTGTGAAGAGCGCCTTCAAGCTGCGGCACAAAGAGTGTGAGGACATCCACCTCTTCATCGCCAagaagctggaggagaagatTCGCTGGCTACGGGCCTTCCACGAGGAGCGCAAGATGGTACAGGAGGACGAAAAGATTG GGTTTGAGATTTCAGAGTATCAGAAGAGACAGGCAGCTATGACAGTTCGTCGAGTGACCAAACAGAAAG GTGCGGGTCGTTCGGGCGGTGCGGGGCCCCCGGCGTACCCTCCTCCTATCGACCCCATGAACCTGAGCCCGTACATGCTGCCCGACGGGCTGTGCCAGGCCGACGGCTACGAGTACGGGGAGCCCAAGAGGAGCACGTCGCCGTTCTGGCAGAACCTCAGCCGGCTAGCCCCCTTTAAGAAATAA
- the arhgef9a gene encoding rho guanine nucleotide exchange factor 9 isoform X3 translates to MMMKMMTLISGGSIVSAEAVWDHVTMADRELAFKAGDVIKVLDASNKDWWWGQIDNDEGWFPASFVRVETHSPQSQTKQLFYINPIAAPRLSNTSPKLWVNQDESGAVEALEGTSEVHNGHVESSPNPTSDCLCLGQPVQNRDQMRANVINEIMSTERHYIKHLKDICEGYLRHCKKRRDMFNEDQLKMIFGNVEDIYRFQLGFVRDLEKQFNTDDPHLSEIGPCFLEHQDGFWIYSEYCNNHVDACMELARLMRDARFQHFFEACRMEQHMMDIAIDGFLLCPVQKICKYPLQLSELLKYTVQDHSDYRYVAAALAVMRNVTQQINERKRRLENIDKIAQWQASVLDWEGEDILDRSSELVYTGELSWIYQPYGRSQTRVFFLFDHQLVLCKKDLIRRDVLYYKGRIDIDHYGVVDALDGRDDDFNVSVKSAFKLRHKECEDIHLFIAKKLEEKIRWLRAFHEERKMVQEDEKIGFEISEYQKRQAAMTVRRVTKQKGAGRSGGAGPPAYPPPIDPMNLSPYMLPDGLCQADGYEYGEPKRSTSPFWQNLSRLAPFKK, encoded by the exons CTGATCAGTGGTGGATCCATCGTCAGCGCCGAGGCAGTATGGGATCACGTGACCATGGCTGACCGGGAGTTGGCCTTCAAGGCGGGCGACGTCATCAAAGTGCTGGACGCGTCCAATAAGGACTGGTGGTGGGGTCAGATAGACAACGACGAGGGCTGGTTCCCGGCCAGCTTTGTCAGG GTGGAGACCCATTCTCCTCAGTCCCAAACCAAACAGCTTTTTTATATCAACCCGATCGCAGCTCCACGCCTCTCAAACACATCTCCCAAG ctgtgggTGAACCAGGACGAGAGCGGCGCAGTGGAGGCGCTGGAGGGCACCAGCGAGGTCCACAATGGGCACGTGGAGTCCAGCCCCAACCCCACCAGCGACTGCCTGTGCCTGGGCCAGCCCGTGCAGAACCGCGACCAGATGAGGGCCAACGTCATCAACGAGATCATGAGCACCGAGCGCCACTACATCAAACACCTCAAGGACATCTGCGAG GGTTACTTGAGACACTGCAAGAAGCGGAGGGACATGTTTAACGAGGACCAGCTCAAAATGATCTTTGGCAACGTGGAGGACATCTACAGATTCCAGCTGGGTTTCGTCCGAGACCTGGAGAAGCAGTTCAACACAGACGATCCCCATCTCAGTGAAATTGGACCATGCTTCCTAGAACAC CAAGACGGGTTCTGGATCTACTCGGAGTACTGCAACAACCACGTGGACGCCTGCATGGAGCTGGCGCGGCTGATGCGGGACGCTCGCTTCCAGCACTTCTTCGAGGCCTGCCGCATGGAGCAGCACATGATGGACATCGCCATCGACGGCTTCCTGCTCTGCCCCGTGCAGAAGATCTGCAAGTACCCGCTGCAGCTGTCCGAGCTGCTCAAGTACACCGTCCAGGACCACAG TGATTACCGGTATGTAGCGGCAGCACTCGCTGTGATGAGGAACGTCACTCAGCAGATTAACGAGCGGAAGCGTCGCCTGGAGAACATCGACAAGATCGCTCAGTGGCAGGCCTCGGTGCTGGACTGGGAG ggcgaGGATATTTTGGATCGCAGCTCGGAGCTGGTCTACACTGGGGAGTTGTCCTGGATCTACCAGCCGTACGGGAGGAGCCAGACCCGGGTCTTCTTCCTGTTCGACCATCAGCTGGTGCTGTGCAAGAAG gatctCATTCGCAGGGACGTCTTGTACTACAAGGGGCGCATAGACATTGACCACTACGGGGTGGTGGACGCCCTTGACGGCCGGGACGATGACTTTAACGTGAGTGTGAAGAGCGCCTTCAAGCTGCGGCACAAAGAGTGTGAGGACATCCACCTCTTCATCGCCAagaagctggaggagaagatTCGCTGGCTACGGGCCTTCCACGAGGAGCGCAAGATGGTACAGGAGGACGAAAAGATTG GGTTTGAGATTTCAGAGTATCAGAAGAGACAGGCAGCTATGACAGTTCGTCGAGTGACCAAACAGAAAG GTGCGGGTCGTTCGGGCGGTGCGGGGCCCCCGGCGTACCCTCCTCCTATCGACCCCATGAACCTGAGCCCGTACATGCTGCCCGACGGGCTGTGCCAGGCCGACGGCTACGAGTACGGGGAGCCCAAGAGGAGCACGTCGCCGTTCTGGCAGAACCTCAGCCGGCTAGCCCCCTTTAAGAAATAA
- the arhgef9a gene encoding rho guanine nucleotide exchange factor 9 isoform X2: MAPEMLMTLLISGGSIVSAEAVWDHVTMADRELAFKAGDVIKVLDASNKDWWWGQIDNDEGWFPASFVRVETHSPQSQTKQLFYINPIAAPRLSNTSPKLWVNQDESGAVEALEGTSEVHNGHVESSPNPTSDCLCLGQPVQNRDQMRANVINEIMSTERHYIKHLKDICEGYLRHCKKRRDMFNEDQLKMIFGNVEDIYRFQLGFVRDLEKQFNTDDPHLSEIGPCFLEHQDGFWIYSEYCNNHVDACMELARLMRDARFQHFFEACRMEQHMMDIAIDGFLLCPVQKICKYPLQLSELLKYTVQDHSDYRYVAAALAVMRNVTQQINERKRRLENIDKIAQWQASVLDWEGEDILDRSSELVYTGELSWIYQPYGRSQTRVFFLFDHQLVLCKKDLIRRDVLYYKGRIDIDHYGVVDALDGRDDDFNVSVKSAFKLRHKECEDIHLFIAKKLEEKIRWLRAFHEERKMVQEDEKIGFEISEYQKRQAAMTVRRVTKQKGAGRSGGAGPPAYPPPIDPMNLSPYMLPDGLCQADGYEYGEPKRSTSPFWQNLSRLAPFKK, encoded by the exons CTGATCAGTGGTGGATCCATCGTCAGCGCCGAGGCAGTATGGGATCACGTGACCATGGCTGACCGGGAGTTGGCCTTCAAGGCGGGCGACGTCATCAAAGTGCTGGACGCGTCCAATAAGGACTGGTGGTGGGGTCAGATAGACAACGACGAGGGCTGGTTCCCGGCCAGCTTTGTCAGG GTGGAGACCCATTCTCCTCAGTCCCAAACCAAACAGCTTTTTTATATCAACCCGATCGCAGCTCCACGCCTCTCAAACACATCTCCCAAG ctgtgggTGAACCAGGACGAGAGCGGCGCAGTGGAGGCGCTGGAGGGCACCAGCGAGGTCCACAATGGGCACGTGGAGTCCAGCCCCAACCCCACCAGCGACTGCCTGTGCCTGGGCCAGCCCGTGCAGAACCGCGACCAGATGAGGGCCAACGTCATCAACGAGATCATGAGCACCGAGCGCCACTACATCAAACACCTCAAGGACATCTGCGAG GGTTACTTGAGACACTGCAAGAAGCGGAGGGACATGTTTAACGAGGACCAGCTCAAAATGATCTTTGGCAACGTGGAGGACATCTACAGATTCCAGCTGGGTTTCGTCCGAGACCTGGAGAAGCAGTTCAACACAGACGATCCCCATCTCAGTGAAATTGGACCATGCTTCCTAGAACAC CAAGACGGGTTCTGGATCTACTCGGAGTACTGCAACAACCACGTGGACGCCTGCATGGAGCTGGCGCGGCTGATGCGGGACGCTCGCTTCCAGCACTTCTTCGAGGCCTGCCGCATGGAGCAGCACATGATGGACATCGCCATCGACGGCTTCCTGCTCTGCCCCGTGCAGAAGATCTGCAAGTACCCGCTGCAGCTGTCCGAGCTGCTCAAGTACACCGTCCAGGACCACAG TGATTACCGGTATGTAGCGGCAGCACTCGCTGTGATGAGGAACGTCACTCAGCAGATTAACGAGCGGAAGCGTCGCCTGGAGAACATCGACAAGATCGCTCAGTGGCAGGCCTCGGTGCTGGACTGGGAG ggcgaGGATATTTTGGATCGCAGCTCGGAGCTGGTCTACACTGGGGAGTTGTCCTGGATCTACCAGCCGTACGGGAGGAGCCAGACCCGGGTCTTCTTCCTGTTCGACCATCAGCTGGTGCTGTGCAAGAAG gatctCATTCGCAGGGACGTCTTGTACTACAAGGGGCGCATAGACATTGACCACTACGGGGTGGTGGACGCCCTTGACGGCCGGGACGATGACTTTAACGTGAGTGTGAAGAGCGCCTTCAAGCTGCGGCACAAAGAGTGTGAGGACATCCACCTCTTCATCGCCAagaagctggaggagaagatTCGCTGGCTACGGGCCTTCCACGAGGAGCGCAAGATGGTACAGGAGGACGAAAAGATTG GGTTTGAGATTTCAGAGTATCAGAAGAGACAGGCAGCTATGACAGTTCGTCGAGTGACCAAACAGAAAG GTGCGGGTCGTTCGGGCGGTGCGGGGCCCCCGGCGTACCCTCCTCCTATCGACCCCATGAACCTGAGCCCGTACATGCTGCCCGACGGGCTGTGCCAGGCCGACGGCTACGAGTACGGGGAGCCCAAGAGGAGCACGTCGCCGTTCTGGCAGAACCTCAGCCGGCTAGCCCCCTTTAAGAAATAA
- the arhgef9a gene encoding rho guanine nucleotide exchange factor 9 isoform X1: METGERERGRVHGDRGGYPVIQHGPRDVNDLISGGSIVSAEAVWDHVTMADRELAFKAGDVIKVLDASNKDWWWGQIDNDEGWFPASFVRVETHSPQSQTKQLFYINPIAAPRLSNTSPKLWVNQDESGAVEALEGTSEVHNGHVESSPNPTSDCLCLGQPVQNRDQMRANVINEIMSTERHYIKHLKDICEGYLRHCKKRRDMFNEDQLKMIFGNVEDIYRFQLGFVRDLEKQFNTDDPHLSEIGPCFLEHQDGFWIYSEYCNNHVDACMELARLMRDARFQHFFEACRMEQHMMDIAIDGFLLCPVQKICKYPLQLSELLKYTVQDHSDYRYVAAALAVMRNVTQQINERKRRLENIDKIAQWQASVLDWEGEDILDRSSELVYTGELSWIYQPYGRSQTRVFFLFDHQLVLCKKDLIRRDVLYYKGRIDIDHYGVVDALDGRDDDFNVSVKSAFKLRHKECEDIHLFIAKKLEEKIRWLRAFHEERKMVQEDEKIGFEISEYQKRQAAMTVRRVTKQKGAGRSGGAGPPAYPPPIDPMNLSPYMLPDGLCQADGYEYGEPKRSTSPFWQNLSRLAPFKK, encoded by the exons CTGATCAGTGGTGGATCCATCGTCAGCGCCGAGGCAGTATGGGATCACGTGACCATGGCTGACCGGGAGTTGGCCTTCAAGGCGGGCGACGTCATCAAAGTGCTGGACGCGTCCAATAAGGACTGGTGGTGGGGTCAGATAGACAACGACGAGGGCTGGTTCCCGGCCAGCTTTGTCAGG GTGGAGACCCATTCTCCTCAGTCCCAAACCAAACAGCTTTTTTATATCAACCCGATCGCAGCTCCACGCCTCTCAAACACATCTCCCAAG ctgtgggTGAACCAGGACGAGAGCGGCGCAGTGGAGGCGCTGGAGGGCACCAGCGAGGTCCACAATGGGCACGTGGAGTCCAGCCCCAACCCCACCAGCGACTGCCTGTGCCTGGGCCAGCCCGTGCAGAACCGCGACCAGATGAGGGCCAACGTCATCAACGAGATCATGAGCACCGAGCGCCACTACATCAAACACCTCAAGGACATCTGCGAG GGTTACTTGAGACACTGCAAGAAGCGGAGGGACATGTTTAACGAGGACCAGCTCAAAATGATCTTTGGCAACGTGGAGGACATCTACAGATTCCAGCTGGGTTTCGTCCGAGACCTGGAGAAGCAGTTCAACACAGACGATCCCCATCTCAGTGAAATTGGACCATGCTTCCTAGAACAC CAAGACGGGTTCTGGATCTACTCGGAGTACTGCAACAACCACGTGGACGCCTGCATGGAGCTGGCGCGGCTGATGCGGGACGCTCGCTTCCAGCACTTCTTCGAGGCCTGCCGCATGGAGCAGCACATGATGGACATCGCCATCGACGGCTTCCTGCTCTGCCCCGTGCAGAAGATCTGCAAGTACCCGCTGCAGCTGTCCGAGCTGCTCAAGTACACCGTCCAGGACCACAG TGATTACCGGTATGTAGCGGCAGCACTCGCTGTGATGAGGAACGTCACTCAGCAGATTAACGAGCGGAAGCGTCGCCTGGAGAACATCGACAAGATCGCTCAGTGGCAGGCCTCGGTGCTGGACTGGGAG ggcgaGGATATTTTGGATCGCAGCTCGGAGCTGGTCTACACTGGGGAGTTGTCCTGGATCTACCAGCCGTACGGGAGGAGCCAGACCCGGGTCTTCTTCCTGTTCGACCATCAGCTGGTGCTGTGCAAGAAG gatctCATTCGCAGGGACGTCTTGTACTACAAGGGGCGCATAGACATTGACCACTACGGGGTGGTGGACGCCCTTGACGGCCGGGACGATGACTTTAACGTGAGTGTGAAGAGCGCCTTCAAGCTGCGGCACAAAGAGTGTGAGGACATCCACCTCTTCATCGCCAagaagctggaggagaagatTCGCTGGCTACGGGCCTTCCACGAGGAGCGCAAGATGGTACAGGAGGACGAAAAGATTG GGTTTGAGATTTCAGAGTATCAGAAGAGACAGGCAGCTATGACAGTTCGTCGAGTGACCAAACAGAAAG GTGCGGGTCGTTCGGGCGGTGCGGGGCCCCCGGCGTACCCTCCTCCTATCGACCCCATGAACCTGAGCCCGTACATGCTGCCCGACGGGCTGTGCCAGGCCGACGGCTACGAGTACGGGGAGCCCAAGAGGAGCACGTCGCCGTTCTGGCAGAACCTCAGCCGGCTAGCCCCCTTTAAGAAATAA
- the arhgef9a gene encoding rho guanine nucleotide exchange factor 9 isoform X4 has protein sequence METGERERGRVHGDRGGYPVIQHGPRDVNDLISGGSIVSAEAVWDHVTMADRELAFKAGDVIKVLDASNKDWWWGQIDNDEGWFPASFVRLWVNQDESGAVEALEGTSEVHNGHVESSPNPTSDCLCLGQPVQNRDQMRANVINEIMSTERHYIKHLKDICEGYLRHCKKRRDMFNEDQLKMIFGNVEDIYRFQLGFVRDLEKQFNTDDPHLSEIGPCFLEHQDGFWIYSEYCNNHVDACMELARLMRDARFQHFFEACRMEQHMMDIAIDGFLLCPVQKICKYPLQLSELLKYTVQDHSDYRYVAAALAVMRNVTQQINERKRRLENIDKIAQWQASVLDWEGEDILDRSSELVYTGELSWIYQPYGRSQTRVFFLFDHQLVLCKKDLIRRDVLYYKGRIDIDHYGVVDALDGRDDDFNVSVKSAFKLRHKECEDIHLFIAKKLEEKIRWLRAFHEERKMVQEDEKIGFEISEYQKRQAAMTVRRVTKQKGAGRSGGAGPPAYPPPIDPMNLSPYMLPDGLCQADGYEYGEPKRSTSPFWQNLSRLAPFKK, from the exons CTGATCAGTGGTGGATCCATCGTCAGCGCCGAGGCAGTATGGGATCACGTGACCATGGCTGACCGGGAGTTGGCCTTCAAGGCGGGCGACGTCATCAAAGTGCTGGACGCGTCCAATAAGGACTGGTGGTGGGGTCAGATAGACAACGACGAGGGCTGGTTCCCGGCCAGCTTTGTCAGG ctgtgggTGAACCAGGACGAGAGCGGCGCAGTGGAGGCGCTGGAGGGCACCAGCGAGGTCCACAATGGGCACGTGGAGTCCAGCCCCAACCCCACCAGCGACTGCCTGTGCCTGGGCCAGCCCGTGCAGAACCGCGACCAGATGAGGGCCAACGTCATCAACGAGATCATGAGCACCGAGCGCCACTACATCAAACACCTCAAGGACATCTGCGAG GGTTACTTGAGACACTGCAAGAAGCGGAGGGACATGTTTAACGAGGACCAGCTCAAAATGATCTTTGGCAACGTGGAGGACATCTACAGATTCCAGCTGGGTTTCGTCCGAGACCTGGAGAAGCAGTTCAACACAGACGATCCCCATCTCAGTGAAATTGGACCATGCTTCCTAGAACAC CAAGACGGGTTCTGGATCTACTCGGAGTACTGCAACAACCACGTGGACGCCTGCATGGAGCTGGCGCGGCTGATGCGGGACGCTCGCTTCCAGCACTTCTTCGAGGCCTGCCGCATGGAGCAGCACATGATGGACATCGCCATCGACGGCTTCCTGCTCTGCCCCGTGCAGAAGATCTGCAAGTACCCGCTGCAGCTGTCCGAGCTGCTCAAGTACACCGTCCAGGACCACAG TGATTACCGGTATGTAGCGGCAGCACTCGCTGTGATGAGGAACGTCACTCAGCAGATTAACGAGCGGAAGCGTCGCCTGGAGAACATCGACAAGATCGCTCAGTGGCAGGCCTCGGTGCTGGACTGGGAG ggcgaGGATATTTTGGATCGCAGCTCGGAGCTGGTCTACACTGGGGAGTTGTCCTGGATCTACCAGCCGTACGGGAGGAGCCAGACCCGGGTCTTCTTCCTGTTCGACCATCAGCTGGTGCTGTGCAAGAAG gatctCATTCGCAGGGACGTCTTGTACTACAAGGGGCGCATAGACATTGACCACTACGGGGTGGTGGACGCCCTTGACGGCCGGGACGATGACTTTAACGTGAGTGTGAAGAGCGCCTTCAAGCTGCGGCACAAAGAGTGTGAGGACATCCACCTCTTCATCGCCAagaagctggaggagaagatTCGCTGGCTACGGGCCTTCCACGAGGAGCGCAAGATGGTACAGGAGGACGAAAAGATTG GGTTTGAGATTTCAGAGTATCAGAAGAGACAGGCAGCTATGACAGTTCGTCGAGTGACCAAACAGAAAG GTGCGGGTCGTTCGGGCGGTGCGGGGCCCCCGGCGTACCCTCCTCCTATCGACCCCATGAACCTGAGCCCGTACATGCTGCCCGACGGGCTGTGCCAGGCCGACGGCTACGAGTACGGGGAGCCCAAGAGGAGCACGTCGCCGTTCTGGCAGAACCTCAGCCGGCTAGCCCCCTTTAAGAAATAA